A stretch of DNA from Cyanobium sp. AMD-g:
GTTCGCTGCTGGCTGATCAGTAGCTGACCACTTCCAGGTTGACGTCGGCGACGACCTCGGGATGCAGCTTGATCTGCACCTTGTAGGAGCCGGTGCGGTGAATCTCGGGAACGGTGATGACGCGGCGATCGACTTCCTTCTTGGTGGCCGCTTCGATGGCTTCAGCCACGTCGCCGTTGGTGACGGTGCCGAACAGGACGTCATCGCCGCCGGTCTGCTTTTTGACGGTGAAGCGGCCGATGGTGTCAAGGGCGGTGCGGAAGGCCACGGCCTCGGCTTTGAGGGCCGCCTGGCGCTCGGCCTCCTTGGCCCGCCGGTGCTCCACCTGACGCAGCACCGCGGCGGTGACGGCCAGGGCCTTGCCGGTGGGAAGGAGGTAGTTACGGGCGTAGCCAGGAGCCACATCCACCAGATCCCCGTTCTTGCCCAGGGAAAGGATGTCCTCGCTCAGGACCACCTGCACACGCTTCTTGACCATGACAACGCCCCGGCTGAGCCATCTGAAATCCGATCGACCAGTCTACGCCATGGAGCGGGTGGGAGCCGCAGCCCTCGGCAGACGGACACGGGTGGCCAGGCCCAGGGCCCGCATCAGCCGGATGTGCTGCCAGGTGAGGTCGAACTGGCGGGGGCCGAAGCCGTGGCGGGCCGAATGGGGGTAGGCGTGGTGGTTGTTGTGCCAGCCCTCACCGAAGGTCAGCGCCGCCACCCAGGGGTTGTTCTTCGACTTGTCGCCGCTGTCGTGGACGGACTCCCCCCACATGTGGGTGGCGGAATTCACCAGCCAGGTGCACTGGTAGACGATCACCAGGCGCAGGGGGATGCCCCACAGCACCAGGGCCCAGCCGCCGGCACCGGTGACGGTGCCGATCCAGAACAGCAGCAGGCCCAGGGGCACCTGGAGCAGCAGGAAGCCCTTGTTCAGCCAGCGGTAGTAGGGGTCGGTCGCCAGGTCGCCGGTGAGGCGGGGAACGGCGGCCATGGCGGGAATCTCCTCGAACATCCAGGCCATGTGGGACCACCAGAAGCCTTTGTTGCTGTCGTGGTGATCCGCTTCCGTATCGGAAAACTTGTGGTGGTGGCGGTGCAGGCCGACCCAGTCGATCGGGCCGTGCTGGCAGCTGAGGGCGCCGCAGGTGGCGAAGACGCGCTCCAGCCACTGGGGAACGCGGAAGGAGCGGTGGCTGAGCAGGCGGTGGTAGCCGATCGTGACGCCCAGGCAGGCGGTGACCCAGTACATCACCAGCAGGGCACAGGCGGCCTCCAGGCTCCAGAAGCGGGGCAGCAGGGCCACCACCGCCAGGATGTGGATCAGGACCATGAAGCCGATCGTGCCCCAGCGGGTGCCCTTGGGGGAGACGCCCCGGGGTTCGCCGCGGCGCGGCTCATGCAGGGCCCTGGCCCTGACGAGGGCGTCGGGCCCCAGATTGATGGTGGCGGGGCGGCGGGTGTGCCGGGCGTTGGTGCCGGCATCGCGGCGGTTGCCGGATGGGGCGCCTGGCTGGATGCCGGGGCGGGAGAGGGGGGTGACGGCCATGAAGGACCGGGCTCCTGATGAGTGATTAGGATGGTAGCAATACGAATCCAGATCGAGTGGGGTATCGAGACGAACTCGTATCTGGCCGCATTGCCTTCGCCCATCTGATCCGGGTCTGGCACGAGCGCAACGGCTGGTCGCACCGGGTGCTGCCGATGCTGGCCGAGGCCCTCGACCTGGGCCGGGTGCACAACTCCCAGCTCTCGATGCTGCGCAACGGCAAGCTGGCCTCACCGGGCCCGGAGGTGTTCCTGGCCCTGGGGAGCGTGAACCTCTGGCTCGACGCCCAGGCCCCTGAAGGCCGGTTGGAGCCGCTCTCGGCACGCACCTTGATGGCGGCCCATCCCGAGCTCTTCGACGCCCTCAGCAGCTCGGCCCTGCCGGTGCGAGACGAGCAGAAGCGGGTGCTGGGGCCCGGGGCCCTGCTCGAGGTGTTCGTGGGCTTCCGCCAGCCGCCGGCCAGCTTCGATCTGCGCATCGGCGAGGCGGAGGCCGCCGGGCTCAGCGGGGCCCTGGCCCAGCTGCTCACCGCCGGCCGGCCCTGGCGCGACTGTCGCGACCGGCTGATGGCGGCCTATCCGGTGGCCAAGCGCCAGCGGCGGGAACGCTTCGCCGAGGTGATCGCCGGTCAGCGCGACTACACGGCGGTGGAACTGGACGCCGAGCTGCCCGAGCTGCGCCGCACCCTGGCGGCCCTGGGGGCGGCGGGGGAGGAAGAGCTCGGCCCAGACCGTTTTCTGGAGCTGCTGCGGCAGCGGGCCCGCCGACTCCAGGGGGAGGGAGCCGCCCAGGCCCCGGACGATCTGGCGGCCGCCATCCGCAGGGAGATCGGGGCGGCGATCCCTGCGGCAGCCGACCCAGCGGAGCTCTGATCAGGCGCTGGCGGGAGCGTCGCCGCGGTGGCCGAACACAGGGGCGATGCGGACGCGTCTGGCCAGACCCAGGGCCCGCAGGGCGCGGATGTGCTGCCAGGTGATGTCGAACTCGAACCAGCGCAGCCCGTGGCGAGCCGAGTGGGGGTAGGCGTGGTGGTTGTTGTGCCAGCCCTCACCGAAGGTCAGCAGGGCCACCCACCAGCAGTTGCGGGAGCGGTCGGGGCAGTCGAAGTTGCGGTAGCCGAAGGCGTGGGTGGCGGAGTTCACCAGCCAGGTGACGTGATACACCAGCACCAGGCGCAGGGGGATGCCCCAGAGGACCAGCCCCAGGCCGCCTCCAGGAACGTTCGCCCAGTTGCCGTACCAGTAGAGGGCGGCGCCCAGGGGCAGTTGCAGCAGCAGAAACCAGCGATCCAGCCAGCGGTAGAAGGGATCCTTCTCCATGTCGCCGGTGAAGCGATGGATCTCGGTGAGGGCAGGGATCTTGTGGAGCATCCACTCGCTGTGGGCCCACCAGAGACCCCGGGCAGCGTCGTGGTGATCGTTGGGCTGGTCGGAGAAGAGGTGGTGGTGGCGGTGCAGGCCCACCCATTCGATCGGACCGCTCTGGCAGGCCAGGGTGCCCATCAGCACCAGCAGCCGCTCCACCCAGCGGGGGGCTTCAAAGCCCCGGTGCGCCACCAGACGGTGCAACCCCAGGGTCACCCCCAGCACCGTGGCCCAGTACAAAACTGCCAGCACGATCACCCCCTGCAGGCTCCAGAAGCGCGGCAGCAGGGCGAAGACGGCCCCTACATGGATGGCCAGCATGAAGCCGGTGGTGCCGCTCTTGAATGTGCGCTGGGTCGCTGGCAGGGGCGGCCTCGGCCCTTCCATGGCCGCCAGCAGTTGGGCTTTCTTGCGCGAGTGACTGGATTCCTGCCGGGGGACGCGCACGGTTTCGGCGCTCTGGCCTGATCGGAAGGCTTCGGATCGTGCGACCAAACGTTTCTCCGGTGGAAGGGGGCTGTGGGCTGAGAGTCCGGCCCCCATCCTGGCCCACGGCAGCGATGGCAGAGTGGTCCCCGCCGATGGTCAGCCCTTGGGGGACGTTCTTCCGGGTCTGCGCGAAGGCTCCAGCCCTGCCGACACGGTGGCCGCCGCCCTCGAGCGGCTCGCCCCGGTGGCCGCCGCCCGCACCGCCGCCGTGCGGCCCCGCCTGGCGCGGGTGCTGGAGGCCTTCGCCGCCGAACGCCTGGGGGTGCACCACTTCGCCTCGGTCAGCGGCTACGGCCACGGCGACCTGGGCCGGGAGGTGCTGGACCGGGTCTTCGCGCGGGTGCTGCAGGCCGAAGCCGCCGCCGTGCGGCTGCAGTTCGTCAGCGGCACCCATGCCATCACCGCCGCCCTGTTCGGGGTGCTGCGGCCCGGTGACCGGCTGCTGGCGCTCACTGGCCGCCCCTACGACACCCTCGAGGAAGTGATCGGCCTGCGGGGGCAGGGCC
This window harbors:
- the rplI gene encoding 50S ribosomal protein L9, whose translation is MVKKRVQVVLSEDILSLGKNGDLVDVAPGYARNYLLPTGKALAVTAAVLRQVEHRRAKEAERQAALKAEAVAFRTALDTIGRFTVKKQTGGDDVLFGTVTNGDVAEAIEAATKKEVDRRVITVPEIHRTGSYKVQIKLHPEVVADVNLEVVSY
- a CDS encoding fatty acid desaturase, which produces MEGPRPPLPATQRTFKSGTTGFMLAIHVGAVFALLPRFWSLQGVIVLAVLYWATVLGVTLGLHRLVAHRGFEAPRWVERLLVLMGTLACQSGPIEWVGLHRHHHLFSDQPNDHHDAARGLWWAHSEWMLHKIPALTEIHRFTGDMEKDPFYRWLDRWFLLLQLPLGAALYWYGNWANVPGGGLGLVLWGIPLRLVLVYHVTWLVNSATHAFGYRNFDCPDRSRNCWWVALLTFGEGWHNNHHAYPHSARHGLRWFEFDITWQHIRALRALGLARRVRIAPVFGHRGDAPASA
- a CDS encoding fatty acid desaturase, which gives rise to MAVTPLSRPGIQPGAPSGNRRDAGTNARHTRRPATINLGPDALVRARALHEPRRGEPRGVSPKGTRWGTIGFMVLIHILAVVALLPRFWSLEAACALLVMYWVTACLGVTIGYHRLLSHRSFRVPQWLERVFATCGALSCQHGPIDWVGLHRHHHKFSDTEADHHDSNKGFWWSHMAWMFEEIPAMAAVPRLTGDLATDPYYRWLNKGFLLLQVPLGLLLFWIGTVTGAGGWALVLWGIPLRLVIVYQCTWLVNSATHMWGESVHDSGDKSKNNPWVAALTFGEGWHNNHHAYPHSARHGFGPRQFDLTWQHIRLMRALGLATRVRLPRAAAPTRSMA